In Corynebacterium aquilae DSM 44791, the genomic stretch AGCCGGCCGCGGATGAGGGTTTGCCTTTTGATACTTTGCCGATGATTCCGGCAGGCCGGGAGGATTTCACTGACTGCCCGTATTTGGACACCACGTTCGTGGCGGATACCAATGGCCAGAAGGTGACCGGGCAGGGTATCGATACTCGCTTTGATACCCCGGCGTGCGTGTTTTGGTCTTATCCGGAGGAGCCTCAGTTGACGGTGTTGGTGCGCCATATGCACACCCCGCAGCAGGCTAAGGAGGTGGTGGACTGGGCGGCGCCGGTTGATGCGACTAGTCCTGCTTCTGAGCCGCAGGGCTGGGATGGTGGCCGGGGTTCGTTGGGCCCGGAGTCTTCCGTGTATGCGGTGTTTAAGGACACGGTCGCGGTGGTGGTGTTTTCTAATCAGCAGCAGTCGATTAAGCCGCAGTTGGTGGCGGAAAAGGCGATTGAGAACCTGGGTCTTTAGGGCTTTGTGTTCCCCCTGCGGGTTTGCTCGTGGGGATAGCTGGGATGCGACAAGCACCCCTGGTGGCCTGTGCGTGTGTGCGGGCAGGCCACCGGGGGTGCTTGTGGTTTTTCACGGCGCTTTTTATACCCGGCGCGCCGTGGGTGGGGTGGGTTTAGACGGCGACGTCGTTGTAGGGCATGAGGGTGGAGACGTAGGGGAAGACGTAGGCCATGAGGAGGTAGAAGATGGCGGCGAGGATGGCGAGTGCGAGGATGGCTTTGACGATGACGGGGCCGGGGAGGTGGTTCCAGATGAATGCGTACATGTTATTTCTCGTTGAGTTCGGCGGGGGTGTAGCCCGGTTTTTTCTCGTCGGTGCGGACGAGCATGGCGTGGAGGATCATGCGTTCTTTGTTGGAGAACTGGGGGTGGCAGGTGGTCATGGTCATTAGGCCTTCTTGGGTGTCGGCTTGTGCGACGTCGAGGCCGGGGATGGGGTCGATGGTGGTGACGTCGCCGGGGAGGGTGATTTCGCGGCCGGGGACGTGGGAGTAGTCGCCGCTGGTGACGCGTTCGACTTGTTCGGGTTTGAGGCATTTGGCGGCGGCTGCTGCGCGGTCGTCGGTGTCGACGGGGAGCATGCGGTAGATGTCCCAGCTGGTTTCGGTTTCGACGATGACGGCGTCGCAGGATTTGAGGTTGCCGAGGTCGTTGAAGGGGGCGCCTTTGCCGACGCGGTGGCCGGCGACGGCGAAGTTGCCGGGTTTGCCGGGCATTTGGGTGTCGACGTAGCGGCCGGGTCCGGCGAGGAGGTCTTCGTCGCTGGTGCCTTCGACGATGGCGAATTGGAAGTCGGGGCCGAAGGCGGGGATGTACATGCGGGCGAATGCTTCCCCGAGGGCGGGGGTGCGGTTGACGCGGGCGTTGCTCAGGTCGCCGGTGGCTTCGTCTTTGTTCCAGCGGTCTTCCATGCTGGCTGCGACGCGGTCTTGTTCTCTTCCGGCTTCGATGTTGGTCCAGAAGGATTCGTAGAACGCGAACAGGAGCAATAGGGCTCCTGCGGTGAGGAAGATTTCGCCGAGGACGGACACGAAGGTGGCTTTCGTCTTGGGGCGTTTCTTCGGCGCAGGGCGTGCGGGTTGGGTCATGGTGGGAAAGTGTAGTCGAAGCTGCTGTGGGGCTTGTGTGTGGTTGTTTGGGGTTGTTCGGGGGTTGTTTGGGGGTTGTTCGGTTGAGGTGGGGGTTGGTGGGGGCAGGGTTTAAGCTGGATGGCGTTGTCGCGCAGGCGCCGCTGGTGAGTGTTTTTGCGGTGTGTGCGCCTGTGCGGGCATGCGGTTTTGTGTGCTGTGTCGTTGCGAAAGGGTTGTTTGGCGTCATGGAGTGGATGATTTACCCGGTGTCCGGGGTCATGAAGCTGTGGTTTTTGGCGCTGCATCATGGGTTGGGGCTTTCCACTGGGGTGGCGTGGGTGGTGAGCCTGTTTGGGTTGATTGTCACGGTGCGCAGTGTGGTGTTGCCGTTTTCCTATATTCAGTATCGGGCGGGCCGCATCATGGTGAATTTGCGGCCGGTGATGCGCAAGCTGGATGAGGATGCCCGCTATGTGGATACGGGCGTGGCGTTGCGGGAGTATGAGCAGGCGAAGAAGCAGGCGCAGAAGGATGCGGGGCATCGTCCGGCGGCGGGGTGTGTGCCGGCGTTGATTCAGATTCCGGTGTTTATTGGTTTGTATCAGGTGTTGTTGCGGATGGCGCGCCCTGATGAGGGGATTGATGCGGCGGTGCATCCGCCGATTGGTTTTTTGACTAGTCAGGATGTGCAGAGTTTTTTGGCGGTGCGTGTGGGTGGCATGCCGTTGCCGGCGCATGTGCGGATGACGGCGCAGCAGTATGCGGAGTTGGGGGTGAGCCACGATGAGGTGTTGCGTTTTGTGGCGCCGTATTTTGTGGCGGCGGCGGTGTTTTCGACGCTGAATATGTTGTATTCCTTGTACCGGTCGTGGTTGACGATGGATTTCGCGTCGCGTAATTCGCGGATCTTGTACCGCACGTTTATTGCGATGGCGATTGTGACCCCGTTGTTTCCGTTGTCGTTTGGTTTGACGGGTCCGGCGCCGGTGGCGATTGCGTTTTATTGGTTTGCGAACTCGTTTTGGACGATGGCGCAGATGGTGGTTCTGAATGTGGTGTTGGATCGCCGGATGCCGATTAGTGCGGAGTTTAAGCAGGTGCGGGATCGGGAGCATGAGGAGTTTAAGGAGGATGTGCGCGCGAAGCGGCGGTATAAGCGCACGCTGCGGCTTAATCGGGTGAAGATGCTGGTGATGCCGCACCGGGTGAAGGATTTGCGGGAGCATTCCGCGCAGGCGGTGGCTGTGTGGCAGGAGCGGCTGGATGAGAAGCGGCAGGAGCGGCAGCGTTTCCAGGAGGCCCGGAAGAAGGCCCGTAAGGAGCTCACGGAGTTGCAGAAGGCGGAGCGGGAGGCCAAATCCGCTAAGGGGGCGCATCGTGCGGATGACGCCGCTAAAGCGGATCCTGAGGGTGGGTCAGCTGAGCTGGATCCTGCCCAGGGCTTTGATGGTGCCGATGGGGGCACCGATGAGCAGCGTTCGGCCGCGGATAGTTAGCTGCTTGGGGCGGGAATAACGTTCGGGGCGGGGTGTTTGTAGCTGACCAGCGGCCACGCGCACTGTGTGTTGGTGCGTGTGGCCGCTTGTGCGGTGGGGGCTTTTGTTCGCATCCCGCTGGCTCGCCTGCGGCGGAGCGGGGCGGGGTGGGGGTGCGCCTTCGTGCGGGGCGGGGTGGGGTTAGATGGAGTAGTCGGCTGGGGGTGCGGACAGGAGTTGTTTGGCGAGATCCCGGGCGGTGTGGAGTGGCTCGAGGGAGCGGCTGAGTCGGGAGCCTGCTAGCCCGCCGTCGAGGAAGACGAGGAGTTGGTTGGCTTGGGTGGTGCCGGGGTAGCCGTTTTTCTCGGTGAGCAGATCGGTCATGGTTTGGTGGCACCAGCGGCGGTGTTCGCGCACGGCGGCGACGATGCCGCGCTCAGAGTCGGTTTCGGGGCGCGGGTATTCGTTGGCGGCGTTTTGGAAGTGGGAGCCCCGGTAGTCTTTGGCGGGTTCTTCTTCGATGCACTGGTCGAAAAAGGCCAGGATTTTGTCTTCCGCGCTGCTCAAGTCTTTGGTGCGGGCGTAGTAGTCGGCCCGCCATTTTTCGTCGAGTTCTTGCAGGTAGGCGATGACCAGGGCGTCTTTGCTGCCGAACAGGGAGTACAGGGAGGCTTTGGCGACGTCTGCTTCGCGCAGCACCCGGTCGATGCCGATGACGCGGATGCCTTCCGTGGTGAACAGGTTGGTGGCGGAGGCTAAAAGGCGTTCGCGGGGACTGGGGCGGTCCCGCCGGCGGCTGGGTTTTTTCCCCTTCGCTTTGGAAGCATCAGCTGCCACAACAACCCCTTTACCTTCGCTTGAAAACTCTGCCCACAACCCCAATGCGCGACACCTTGAAGCCCAGGTAGGGGCAGGTGGCGCCGGTGGGGTCAAGACACCAGGTGCCACCGGGCGGTGGCACACATGCACTCTCATTCTAGACAAACCGGTTCATACTTTTTAGAACAACCACGCTCAAATGATTTTTTCCTACCCCCAAAACCTCCACCGGGCCGGTAAGTAAAAGGGGTTGACGCATGCAGCCCACTTTCCTCGGCCGCACGGGGGATGAAAAGCGGCACTCAACATCCCCCGCATGCCCCACAGCCCGACCGGCGGAGCGTCACAGACTCCTCAACTTCGCTACCGGTTCTTATGCCGCTTGCGCCGGCGACGTGAATCCGCGCCGGGGTGGCATAAAAAAATTCCCCCGGGCACACCACCCGGGGGAAACTTCTTGTCTGCAGGCCCACGCGCTTTTTGTGCGCGGGCCGGACAGCTATGGGTTATTTCTTGCTGCGGATTGCCTGCAGGATGGTTAGCAGGATGACCGCACCGATGACACAGGTCACCAGGCTGAAGATGAGGCCGCCGCCGGCAACGTCGAAGCCGATGAGGCTGAGAATCCAGCCACCGAGGAAACCGCCGATGATACCGACGATGATGTTGGCGAGCAGGCCCTGCTGTGCGTCAGTGCCCTTGATCTTGGAGGCGATCCAGCCGGCGAGGCCGCCGATGATGATCCAAGCGAAAAATCCGAGAGTGGGGGTCATGTTTAGCTCCTTTGTGGGTCTGTGAACCTCGCAACGAGACGTTGCGGCCCGCGGGGATGCGGTGAAGGTTCGCGGGCTCCACGTTTTGGTAGCCCGTCGCTCGCCGGCGCTGTCGCCAGGTGCGACAACAACAACCCGTGCGAGCGTATGCATTTATTGCAACATCCACGTTATCTATTTATTCCCCACAGGGCTAACCGCTTTTTAAGCAAACACACAAAAATCATGCATAAACCCTCATCACACCCCCGCAGAGTGTGATGAGGGTTAAGTTTTTGGGCGCTAGCACCCAGCCAATGACTCCCTCCTTTCGCCCGTTAGGACGACAGGGAGGACAAGGCAGCGCTACCCATCGGAGTCAGTCCTTCGGGGGCGTTACCCGTCCACTCAGGCTCACTCGGGACTGCTGGCGCAGGTGCCGGCGCGGGTGCGGGTGCGGGTTCTGGGTCGGGCTTGCGGAAGGCATTGCACTGCACGCCACGGGTGAGGGTGGCTTCAAAAACCTCGGCGTTCATCGCAACCACGGCCGCGTAGTTATCCGCATCCAGTTGGGAGCGCAGCCCAGCAACCAGGGCCAGGTCCAAACCCTTGTCCTTAAGGATTGCCCGCCACTGCGCTTCGGTCTTGGTGCCGTCTCCGAACTGGGCCCGCACCTGCTCACAGTCGCGCTTGAGCTCGGCGGCTTTTTGTTTTTCGGAAAGCTTTCGCACCTGCTCCACGATCGGGGCTTGCTGGGCCTGGTCGGCGTGAGCCGGCAGGTTGGCCGCAAGCAGCGAGGCGCCGGAAAGTGCGCACACAAGGGCAACAGTCGAGATGTTCTTCATGGGGGTCCTTTCTCTACCCGATGCGTTCACCAGGAGATCAACAGCCAAAGCCACGCGACGCGGCCCGCAGGCGCATGCCGATAGGCCACAGGCTTGGCTGTTTTTGCCTGTCTAACCTCACGCTAGAAAAACTGACATGGAGGTTCAATGGTTTTTTGAAAAATACCTCCAGGTGGGCTACCCGTTCAGCTCATAGCGGTTGTGCCAGCACCCGCCGCGCTGCCCACAGGGGCCTGCAGCAGCATGCCTAGCGCAACGCCCCAAACCCACCACCGCCGTCACTGTTGGCCGCGCAGAAAAGACCACGAGCCCCCACCGCCGCACAGGAATCGACGATGGGGGCTTGGCGCTAGATCCAGCTGATCTGGCCGGAAGAAAAGCTTGTTCCGGTCTCAGGCGCTGGGTTAGGAGGACAGGGAGGAACCGCCGAAGCTGCCGGCGGGGGCAAGTCCCTGCGGGGCCTTACCCGGGGTATCAGGCTTGCCGGGCTGCGCGGGCTTGGCGGGCTTTGCGGGCTTTGCCGGCTTTGCCGGCTTGGTCGGCGTGGTGGGCTTGGTGGGCTTGGTCGGTGCGGAGCCCACGAAAACACCACACTGGCGGGCGCGCACGAACATGGCCTCGAAGACGTCCTCGTTCATCTTGACGACCTTGGCGTAGTTTGCCGGCGACAGCTGCTGCTGGGTGTGGGCCACCAGGCTCAGATTGGCGTTGTTCCGCTTAAACTCTGCGCGGACCTGCGCCTCGGTCACCTTGCCGGCGCCCATATCCTTGCGCACCTCAGCGCAGTCGCGGTTCAGCATTGCGGCCTTCGACGCAGCGGTGACATTGCGCATCTGCTCGACCAGCATCTGCTGCTGGGCTTCGGGAAGCTGCGCTTGGGCGACCGAGTTCGCGGAGAACATCGTGGCGCCAGCCAGCACGAAGGCTGCGGCGACGGTGGAGATTTTCTTCATGACACACCTTTCGTGTTTTCGAGCCGCCAGCCGGAAGAGAAAGCGCCTTGCGGCGGTGCGCCCCACCCCTAAAAAATGTGATGAGCGACATGTTGTGCTGGCGTAGGCTCATGCTAAGAAAGCCCCACAGGCATTTTCAAAGGTTTTTTAAAAAAGCTTTTCACCTGGGCTACCCGGGTGGGTGAACCTTTCTTCCAGTTCATTGCGCACCCCAAGGTGTTAGTTTCCGCTGTTAACACCCCTTGAGGATTTAGCCCACTGGGGTGAACTCGCCTCCCCGCACCCTTACAGCCACAGCGGGGTAGCACTGGGAGCTCACCCCGGGGGGAAGAAAACAGTCCTAGGGCGAAAAGATCCCCCGCCCCAGCGATGGCGGGTTATGCATGGCGGACGGTGGAAAGCCCGGCGCGCCCCGGCAGCCGGGTGCAGTGCGCGCATGACTAAAGCCACCGCCAAAGGCGGTGGCTGTGTGTCTTATCTGCGCTGTGTGTGCGCGACTAGTGGGTTTAGCTGTTGGGTCGCACCACGACCAGCGGGCAGGGGGCGGATTGCAGCAGGGCGCGGGAGGTGGAGCCCAGCAGCATGCCGCGGAAGCCGCCGCGGCCGTGGGAGCCGACGACGAGCAGCTGGGCGCCTTGGGCGGCGTCGGCCAGCGCCCTGACGGGGCGGTCGCGGGTGATGACTTTTTCTACCTCTACGCCGGGGTATTCGGATTGGTAGCCGGCGAGGCGTTCGGCGAGGAGTTTGTGTTGTTCTTCTTCCACCACGTCCCATTCTTCCTGGGCGGCCGATAGGCCGGCCAGGGATGCCTGGACTTGCATGTCCATCCAGGTGTGGACGGCGCGCAGCGGCACGTTGCGGGCTTGGGCTTCGGCGAAAGCGAACTCGACGGCTTTGTCGGACACCTCGGAGCCGTCCACACCGACGACGATGGGGGCGGTGGTGCTATCGGCGGTGGCGGTGTCTTCACGGACCACCACGACGGGGCAGGAGGCGTGGGAGACCACGGCCGCGGACACGGAGCCCATCACCATGCCGGACAGGCCGCCCAGGCCGCGGGAGCCCATGGCGATCATGGCTGCGTCTTTGGATAGCTCCAGCAGCATGTCGATGGGGGATCCTTCGGCGACGGTGTGGCCGATTTTGATGTCGGTGGCGATGCTGCGGGCGTGTGCCTCAGCGGCGTTGATGGTTTCCATCGTTTCGGCGAGCAGCTCGTCGAAGAGTTCCTGGGGCGGCACCATGCCTTCCGCGTAGAGGAATTGCGGCATGGTGTAGGAGGCGGCGAGCCGCAGGTCGAGGCCGCGGGCCTCGGCGGTGCGGGCCGCCCATTCCACGGCCGCGGTGGAAGCTTTGGATCCGTCGACGGCGACGACGACACTATTTTCACGGGCCATGGGATCTTCTCCTAAAAAACACGGTGGTTTGTGTGGTTGCACCACCATTGTCCCCCAAACTTCACGCCCGGTGGGGGCGATTCGTTGGATTCCTTTCGGTGTGATGCGAAACCATCACACCGAAGAGGCGGTGGGTTATTCGGTGGGCAGGTCAGTGGGCAGGTGGGCTGCCGGGGCGTTGGCCGGGTAGGAAATGGAGTACATTACCTTCAGCACCTGGCCGACGATCTGGCCAAAGGTGGTGGAGAAAAATTCGGTCAGAGAGTTAGCGATAGCGTTGAGATCCATGGAGCAGAGGATAGTACATCGCGCGCGCAAGCGTGGAGGAATGCTTCCCATTAAAAATGGGCTCAACCCATCCCGCGTTCGGGTGCCCGAACAATGGGCTGGACAGACGGTGGAAGCACTGTTGCGGCACTTGATTGATACGCAACGCTACCGCGCCCCAGAAGATGATGAGGCGGCGCTGCAGCGCCGCTTTGATAGCGGGGAGGTTGTTGATGGGCACGGGGTGGTGCTCGCGCCGACGGATGTGCTCCGCGTGGATCAGGATGTGTGGTTTCACCGCATGCCCGCCCCGGAAGATCCCGTCCCCTTCGAGGTGAAGATCCTGTACCAGGATGAGGACATCGTGGTGGTGGATAAGCCGCACTTTTTGGCGACGTTTCCGCGGGCCAGCCACATCACGGAGACGGTGCTGGTGCGTTTGCGCCGCCAGCTCGGCAACGATGAGCTTTCCCCCGCCCACCGGCTGGACCGGATGACGGCGGGCGTGCTGCTACTTACCGCCCGCCGCGAGGTGCGCGGCGCCTACCAGGAGTTGTTTGCCCGCAGGCAGGCCAGCAAGACCTATGAGGCCATCGGGGCGTATCTGCCCGACCTGCAGGAGGGCATGGTGTGGCGGCACCGGATGGATAAGACTCATGGGGATGTGCGCGCCCGCGTGGTTGAGGGCGAGCCGAATGCGATCACCCGGCTGGGCAGCATCACTCCCCTGGATGCCGCTGAGCAAGCCCACCTAGAGGCCGCCCACGGGCCTCAGCCGCCGTTGGCTAGGTATGTGCTGCACCCGGCGACGGGCCGCACCCACCAGCTGCGGGTCCACATGTGGTTGGCGGGCGCCCCCATCCTGGGCGATCCGGTTTACCCGGTCTTTGACCGGCAGGCCCACAACGACTTCGGCAAACCGCTGCATTTGGTGGCCCGCACCCTGGAGTTTTGTGACCCGTTGAGCGGGCAGAACCGTCGGTTTGTCTCCCAGCACACCTGCACTGATTGCGTGGTTCCGGATAACGCCTGCTAGCTTCGGCCGCCAGGGCCCGGGGGGTGGGCCCCAGGCGCGCCTCGGACAGTGGGGCGCGTGGGGTGCTGCGGGGAAGTGTGGGGGTGAGTGGCGCGGGGTGCCAAGGGGGTGGGGGTGTGTGGTCGACTGTGTTGTGTCGATGGCGGGGGATAACGTGGAGGTGATGGAACGTTGCCCACTATCGGGCCGTTATCACCCATAGGGCGTCTCTACTTTCGCGACCATCGGGTGGGCGGTGTCGCCCACCGTCGCCGGGTAGGTGTTGATGCACCGTGTGACGCATTTTTGTCTGTTTACGCTTTTTGGAGGATTTATGACCGACACGCCAACTGCTGTGGCACAGGACGCTGTGCCCGGCCCCGTTGCGGCCCGCGCTATCGGATTGGTGAAGGCCTACGGGCAGGGTGATACGCAGGTGCTGGCGCTGGACCACGTGTCGATCGATTTCCGCCGCGGCGAATTCACCGCGATCATGGGCCCGAGTGGTTCGGGCAAGTCGACGCTGATGCACACGATGGCGGGTTTGGATACCGCCACCGCGGGGCAGACGTTTATTGGGGACACGGACTTGTCGAAGTTGAACGATAAGCAGATGACCACCCTGCGGCGCGACCGTTTGGGGTTTGTGTTCCAGTCTTTCAACCTGGTGCCGACGCTGACGGCGCGGGAAAATATCACTTTGCCGGTCGATATTGCGGGGGGCACCGTCGATCAGCAGTGGTTTGATGAGGTCGCCCGCCGCTTGGGGCTTACCCAGCGTTTGTCGCACCGCCCCAGTGAGCTTTCTGGTGGCCAGCAGCAGCGTGTGGCGGTGGCGCGGGCGTTGATTTCGCGCCCGGAGATCATTTTCGGCGATGAGCCCACCGGCAATTTGGACTCGAATTCTTCGGCCGAGGTGCTCAACATTTTGCGCACTTCCGTTGATGAGTTGGGCCAGACGGTGGTGATCGTGACTCATGATGCCAAGGCGGCAAGTTTCGCGGATCGGGTGGTGTTTTTGGCGGACGGCCGGTTGGTCGACGAGTTGTATCACCCCAAGGCTGAGGACATTTTGAACCTGATGGCCCGGATTGAGGACCTGTAGGAAACGATGGCGAAAAATGCAATGCGCACGATTAGTGTGCGCACGATTGTGGCGCACAAGGTGCGCCTGTTGTTGACGATTTTGTCGGTGGTGCTGGGGACGGCCTTCATTGCGGGTTCCGCAATGTTCACCAATAGCTTGTCCAATAGTTTTGAGGGCATCGTTGCCACCCAGTTCGACAAGGTGGATGTGGCTGTGATGGGCCAGGTGCCCATCACGGAGGTCCAGCGCCTGCGACAGGACGCCGATGTTGATTCGGTGGAGGTCAGCGCGCAGGGCGCGAATGTGATTGTGGCCGGCCCGGATAAGAAGGTGATTTCTTCCGGCGGTGCGCCCAGCATGGCCTTGGCGATGGCCCCCGGCCAACAGGAATTGTCCACCCAGGGCAAGGTGGTCTCGGGCCATTTGCCAACCGCCGATGGTGAGGTGGCTATTAACAGTGAGGCCGCTAAAAAAGGTGGGTTGCAGGTCGGTGATGAGCTGACGATTGTCACCCCCACGGAGCGCATCACCCGCACCTTGAGTGGCACTTTCCAGGCCGCCACCAGTACGGGCGGCTGGATTGGGGTGGCGTTCCCGGAGGACGATTACCTGAAGTTGTTCACCGATGGCTCGAATGTGTCTACCGCCCAGGTCAGTTTGATAGATCACGGCGAGGAGCACGTCAATGAGGTGCGTGATCGGCTGCGCCAGCAGTACCCGGGGATGAATATTGAGTCCGGGAAGGTGTTGGCCGAGGAGTTCTCCAAGACGATTAAGCAGCTGTTGAGCTTTATTAATTATTTCTTGTGGGCGTTTGCCGGTATTGCGCTGCTGGTGGGCACGTTCATCATTTCCAATACCTTCTCGATGATCGTGGCGCAGCGCAACCGGGAGTTTGCGCTGCTGCGGGCGATTGGTACCTCCAGCAAGCAGATCACCCGCTCTGTGGTGTTTGAGTCCGTGGTGGTCGGTGTGATTGGTTCCGCTATCGGCATCGTTGCCGGTATGGGCTTGGTGAAGTTGTTGACTGGGGCAATGAAGTTGGGCGGGATTGGCCTGCCCGATGAGGGCTTGGCGTTGAACACGACCAGTGTGGTGGCCCCGTTGCTCATCGGCACGGCGGTGACGGTGTGGTCTGCGTGGGCGCCGGCGAAGCGGGCGGGCGCGATCCGCCCGGTGCAGGCGATGCGCCAGTCCCAGTCTTCCGGCTGGGAGGGTTTGGCTGGGCGCACGATTGCCGGCACGGTGATGCTGTTTGCCGGCGCGATGGCGTGTGTGTTGGCCGGCTCGATGGATGGTGGTGTGAAGCCGCGCGCTATTGGGGTGGGCGTGGGCGCGGTGCTGCTGGTGTTGGGCCTGTGGTTGGCCGGCCCTGCTTTGTCCATCCCGGTGGTGGGTTTCTTGGGCCGGGTTGCGGGTGCGCCGTTTAGGGCGGTGGGTCGCCTGGCGGCCACGAACTCGGACCGCAACCCGCGCCGCACCGCGGCGACTGCGTTCGCGTTGACGTTGGGTCTGATGATGGTCTCCAGCATCGGTATGTTGGGGGCGACGATGCGCGCCAGCCTCTCTGAGATGCTCGATAGCTCCATGAGAAGCGACTATGTGTTGACTGGCCGCCAGGAGATGGGCATTTCGATTCCCGCGGGCGTGGCCCAGCGGGTTGAGGAACTGCCCGATGTCACAGAGACCGCCTCCTTAGGCCTGGCCCCCATCACCGTTAATGGTTCCACCATGGTGGAGTCTTTCGGCCCGAAAATGTCGACCGTTTATGAGGGCAATATTTCCCAGCTGGTCGATATTGATTTCACCAGCGGCGGCCTGCCGAGCACCACCGATGATGCCGGCAGCACAGCAGACAGCGGCCAAGCCGATGCTGCCGAGGGTGAGCAAGACGCTCAGCCTGGTGCAGCAGACAGCCCCATCCCCGCGGCTGATGCCGCTGATGGGGGCGCGCCTGCGGTGGTCATGTCTTCGGGTTTGGCCAACCGTTTGGGTGTGAAGGTCGGCGAGGAAGTCACCCTAGCTAACGGTAATCGCACCGCGAAAGCCCCTGTGACCGGTATTTATCAGGACAACCCGGTGTTGGGTTGGGGCATGCTCAACCGGGCGGCGGCCACCATGGTCGCCAACCCCGGGGAGATCACCACAGCCACCATTTTGGTCAATGGTGGCCGCAATAAGCAGGCCTTGCGCGAGGAGCTGGAAAACGCCGTCGCGGAAGACCTGGTGGTCAGCGTGAAAAACAAGGAGGAAGCCAAGGGGGAGCAGACCGCCAGCATTAATCAGATGCTCGGCATCCTCTATGGCCTGTTGGGACTGGCGGTCGTTGTGGCGATCTTGGGCATCATCAACACCTTGGCTCTCAGCGTCGTTGAGCGCCGCCAGGAGATCGGTATGTTGCGCGCAGTTGGTATGCAGCGCCGCCAGATCCGCACCATGATCTACATCGAGTCCGCGGTGATCGCGGTCTTCGGCGCGTTGACCGGTGCGGCCGTTGGTTTGGGTGTGGGTTACGCCTTCGTGTCCACCTTGGCGCAAAGCGGC encodes the following:
- a CDS encoding DUF2020 domain-containing protein gives rise to the protein MNVGRVFSPTVRRATAASLVVAGCALGACSAQPDDTAASPTGPELASTTPPAAEQPAADEGLPFDTLPMIPAGREDFTDCPYLDTTFVADTNGQKVTGQGIDTRFDTPACVFWSYPEEPQLTVLVRHMHTPQQAKEVVDWAAPVDATSPASEPQGWDGGRGSLGPESSVYAVFKDTVAVVVFSNQQQSIKPQLVAEKAIENLGL
- a CDS encoding class E sortase, encoding MTQPARPAPKKRPKTKATFVSVLGEIFLTAGALLLLFAFYESFWTNIEAGREQDRVAASMEDRWNKDEATGDLSNARVNRTPALGEAFARMYIPAFGPDFQFAIVEGTSDEDLLAGPGRYVDTQMPGKPGNFAVAGHRVGKGAPFNDLGNLKSCDAVIVETETSWDIYRMLPVDTDDRAAAAAKCLKPEQVERVTSGDYSHVPGREITLPGDVTTIDPIPGLDVAQADTQEGLMTMTTCHPQFSNKERMILHAMLVRTDEKKPGYTPAELNEK
- the yidC gene encoding membrane protein insertase YidC — encoded protein: MEWMIYPVSGVMKLWFLALHHGLGLSTGVAWVVSLFGLIVTVRSVVLPFSYIQYRAGRIMVNLRPVMRKLDEDARYVDTGVALREYEQAKKQAQKDAGHRPAAGCVPALIQIPVFIGLYQVLLRMARPDEGIDAAVHPPIGFLTSQDVQSFLAVRVGGMPLPAHVRMTAQQYAELGVSHDEVLRFVAPYFVAAAVFSTLNMLYSLYRSWLTMDFASRNSRILYRTFIAMAIVTPLFPLSFGLTGPAPVAIAFYWFANSFWTMAQMVVLNVVLDRRMPISAEFKQVRDREHEEFKEDVRAKRRYKRTLRLNRVKMLVMPHRVKDLREHSAQAVAVWQERLDEKRQERQRFQEARKKARKELTELQKAEREAKSAKGAHRADDAAKADPEGGSAELDPAQGFDGADGGTDEQRSAADS
- a CDS encoding TetR/AcrR family transcriptional regulator, which gives rise to MAADASKAKGKKPSRRRDRPSPRERLLASATNLFTTEGIRVIGIDRVLREADVAKASLYSLFGSKDALVIAYLQELDEKWRADYYARTKDLSSAEDKILAFFDQCIEEEPAKDYRGSHFQNAANEYPRPETDSERGIVAAVREHRRWCHQTMTDLLTEKNGYPGTTQANQLLVFLDGGLAGSRLSRSLEPLHTARDLAKQLLSAPPADYSI
- a CDS encoding GlsB/YeaQ/YmgE family stress response membrane protein is translated as MTPTLGFFAWIIIGGLAGWIASKIKGTDAQQGLLANIIVGIIGGFLGGWILSLIGFDVAGGGLIFSLVTCVIGAVILLTILQAIRSKK
- a CDS encoding universal stress protein, producing the protein MARENSVVVAVDGSKASTAAVEWAARTAEARGLDLRLAASYTMPQFLYAEGMVPPQELFDELLAETMETINAAEAHARSIATDIKIGHTVAEGSPIDMLLELSKDAAMIAMGSRGLGGLSGMVMGSVSAAVVSHASCPVVVVREDTATADSTTAPIVVGVDGSEVSDKAVEFAFAEAQARNVPLRAVHTWMDMQVQASLAGLSAAQEEWDVVEEEQHKLLAERLAGYQSEYPGVEVEKVITRDRPVRALADAAQGAQLLVVGSHGRGGFRGMLLGSTSRALLQSAPCPLVVVRPNS
- a CDS encoding pseudouridine synthase, which encodes MLPIKNGLNPSRVRVPEQWAGQTVEALLRHLIDTQRYRAPEDDEAALQRRFDSGEVVDGHGVVLAPTDVLRVDQDVWFHRMPAPEDPVPFEVKILYQDEDIVVVDKPHFLATFPRASHITETVLVRLRRQLGNDELSPAHRLDRMTAGVLLLTARREVRGAYQELFARRQASKTYEAIGAYLPDLQEGMVWRHRMDKTHGDVRARVVEGEPNAITRLGSITPLDAAEQAHLEAAHGPQPPLARYVLHPATGRTHQLRVHMWLAGAPILGDPVYPVFDRQAHNDFGKPLHLVARTLEFCDPLSGQNRRFVSQHTCTDCVVPDNAC
- a CDS encoding ABC transporter ATP-binding protein, translating into MTDTPTAVAQDAVPGPVAARAIGLVKAYGQGDTQVLALDHVSIDFRRGEFTAIMGPSGSGKSTLMHTMAGLDTATAGQTFIGDTDLSKLNDKQMTTLRRDRLGFVFQSFNLVPTLTARENITLPVDIAGGTVDQQWFDEVARRLGLTQRLSHRPSELSGGQQQRVAVARALISRPEIIFGDEPTGNLDSNSSAEVLNILRTSVDELGQTVVIVTHDAKAASFADRVVFLADGRLVDELYHPKAEDILNLMARIEDL